The genomic window GAATAAAATACAACCCGCTTGGAAGATTGTCGCGGAAGAAAGTAAATGAATTACCTGTTATATTGTTATATTGTTTTACTGTCTGCCCGAAACAATTGTAAACCGTGAGGGTTGCGTTGTGTAAAAGATTGCCTGCCCCGTTTTGGGCGGGGTCAATCTGCAAAGTTGTTTGGGTGGAAAAAGGGTTTGGATAAATAGAAAAACTTATCGAAGAATTTAGTTCAGGCAGTCCGAGTAGGGGTTGAGTGATTGTCGCAATAACACAGGTATAACATCCGTTTGCGTCTGTAACGCATAAAGTATAGTTGCCAGCACATAATCCGGTAGCGTTGGCAGTTGTTGCACCATTAGGAAACCATTGGTAAGTATAAGGCGCAGTTCCGCCACTTACAATTCCTATTGCAGAACCATCGCAACAACCATTACAACTCGCACTTATACTTGAAACAAATACATTTAATACGATTGGTTGAGTAAGAGTAATTGTTCCTGTTGCAGTCGCACTATTGGCGTCTGTTACGGTAACTGAATATGTTCCTGCGCAAAGGCCTGTAATCGTCTGGGTTGTTTGTCCGGTAGGACTCCACATATAATAAAAAGGCGGAGTACCACCAGTAGGAACTACAGTTGCAGTTCCATCACATTGTCCTGCGCAAGTAGGACTTGTCCCCGTTAAAGTTACGGCTATCTGCCCCTGCGCAACGGTCAGCGCGAGAACTGCTGTCGAGATGAGAAAAAGTTTTTTCATTGTATTTGATTTATTGTCAAGATACAAAGTTACTGTTAAAGGTTGCGCCTTTGTTCCTACAAACATACGCATAACCCGGCAGATAAACCCCGTAGGATATTTGTTTTTATCCAACGGGGTAAATTATGTGCGGGATTTTTATGGGTGTACGACAAAATGCACCTATCTCAATTCCTCTGCGGTTCTCTGCGTAAATCTCCGCGCTCTCTGCGGTTACTGTATTTTTTAACAGCCTTTACCGCAGAGTTCGCAAAGAAACAGCCCGCAGAGAACGCTGAGAAGT from Bacteroidota bacterium includes these protein-coding regions:
- a CDS encoding T9SS type A sorting domain-containing protein, whose amino-acid sequence is MKKLFLISTAVLALTVAQGQIAVTLTGTSPTCAGQCDGTATVVPTGGTPPFYYMWSPTGQTTQTITGLCAGTYSVTVTDANSATATGTITLTQPIVLNVFVSSISASCNGCCDGSAIGIVSGGTAPYTYQWFPNGATTANATGLCAGNYTLCVTDANGCYTCVIATITQPLLGLPELNSSISFSIYPNPFSTQTTLQIDPAQNGAGNLLHNATLTVYNCFGQTVKQYNNITGNSFTFFRDNLPSGLYFIRLSTPSPSGGGTQGGGEVTGKLVITD